Proteins encoded together in one Anaerotignum propionicum DSM 1682 window:
- a CDS encoding recombinase family protein, with protein MIYIYARQSIDKKDSISIETQIEYAKREVFNEEFKIYEDKGYSGKNTNRPAFEQMMKDMDIEEVSKVVVYRLDRVSRSIVDFGDFINSLEEKGISFVSATEKFDTSTPMGRAMLYIVIVFAQLERETIAERVKDNYYARVRKGAWGGGPAAYGFNLVRTVIDGKKATSYQPNEQLANVVKIFELYRQQYTSLADVQRFLVSEGILSAGGVNFDSAKLSSILKNPAYVKADIAIYNFYKSKGAIMANDVEEFDGVHGCILVGKRDGNERKYKDVSEHLLAIGTHDGIIDSQTFLACQTKLASNRQIKNTYKGKYSWLTGLVKCGYCGYSFSVRFGAVKEGRIPYFACSGRYLHKSCDAIQTHRVYDVEAFVENQLVNEAENIRLRNENTENHNQKDQNKKLMLIEEKINNLILSLENASSVTAEYINSRIEALHQEKQDIMKSFTHIPQKQNEIANFSDFDWENLSIEEKNKVARSFIEKVILTKNNVEIVFK; from the coding sequence ATGATATATATATATGCGAGACAATCCATTGATAAAAAAGATAGTATCTCCATTGAAACGCAAATTGAATATGCAAAACGTGAAGTATTCAATGAAGAGTTCAAGATTTATGAAGATAAGGGCTACAGCGGAAAAAATACGAACCGCCCTGCTTTTGAACAAATGATGAAGGATATGGACATCGAAGAAGTTTCAAAAGTAGTTGTTTATCGTCTCGATAGAGTTAGCCGCTCCATCGTTGACTTTGGTGACTTCATTAATTCTTTGGAGGAAAAAGGTATTTCCTTCGTGTCTGCTACGGAGAAATTCGATACTTCAACGCCAATGGGACGTGCAATGCTGTATATCGTTATTGTCTTTGCCCAGTTGGAACGTGAAACGATTGCCGAACGTGTTAAGGATAATTACTATGCACGAGTGAGGAAAGGTGCATGGGGAGGCGGACCCGCCGCATACGGCTTTAATTTGGTGCGTACGGTTATTGATGGCAAGAAGGCAACATCTTATCAACCTAATGAACAATTAGCCAATGTGGTCAAGATATTTGAGTTGTACAGGCAACAATATACTTCTTTGGCAGACGTGCAAAGATTTCTTGTCTCTGAGGGTATACTCTCTGCTGGTGGTGTTAATTTTGACAGTGCTAAATTATCCTCTATTTTAAAGAATCCTGCATATGTAAAAGCCGATATCGCTATTTACAACTTTTATAAATCCAAAGGAGCCATTATGGCAAACGATGTTGAAGAGTTTGACGGTGTGCATGGTTGTATCCTGGTAGGTAAAAGAGATGGAAATGAGCGAAAATATAAAGACGTGTCAGAGCACCTCTTGGCCATTGGTACCCACGATGGCATTATAGACAGTCAAACCTTCTTAGCTTGTCAAACTAAACTAGCATCCAACCGTCAGATTAAAAACACCTACAAGGGCAAATATTCATGGCTGACAGGGCTTGTAAAGTGTGGTTACTGCGGATATTCCTTTTCTGTTCGCTTTGGTGCCGTTAAAGAAGGACGTATCCCCTACTTTGCATGTTCTGGCCGCTACCTCCATAAAAGTTGCGATGCAATACAGACACACCGTGTTTACGATGTAGAGGCCTTTGTAGAAAACCAGCTTGTAAACGAAGCTGAAAATATAAGACTGCGGAATGAAAATACCGAAAATCACAATCAAAAAGACCAGAATAAAAAACTTATGCTTATCGAAGAGAAAATAAATAATTTAATTCTCTCTCTTGAAAATGCAAGTAGCGTCACCGCTGAATATATTAATTCAAGAATTGAAGCCTTACACCAAGAGAAACAGGATATCATGAAAAGTTTTACTCATATCCCACAAAAACAAAATGAGATTGCCAATTTTAGCGATTTCGACTGGGAGAATTTATCCATTGAAGAGAAAAATAAGGTGGCAAGAAGCTTTATAGAGAAGGTAATTTTAACTAAGAATAATGTTGAGATCGTTTTTAAATAG
- a CDS encoding DUF4236 domain-containing protein has product MGFRFRKSIKIAPGIKLNLSKRGVGMSVGTKGARVSLNSKGKVTKSFSIPGTGISHVTTTSLKPSKKKEKKAKEGGSALSENNYSYSPYSNENNATPTEIYSNFSGGGNLPPKKFKRWMIYVAITLIATLINVRLFFPAVFIQSIFHLLHVKKDLLNHPNSKRYTFITIGVIIFSTIGLFVHTFASPSIPVETIALSVGNDTMDINENQFVQLHYTPENADISEIRFEVTDDSLAEISKLENGELELKTFSNEGDLSILAETSDIKSNELLVTIVDKEKQEAERLAAEKKAEEERIAAEKKAEEERLVAEKKAEEERIAAEQKAEAERLAAEQKAASETVRVTNTQKSNGRTIYVTPTGKRYHYDDSCNGGHYTESTLEEALSRGLTPCKKCVY; this is encoded by the coding sequence ATGGGTTTTAGGTTTAGAAAGAGTATAAAAATTGCTCCAGGCATAAAACTTAATTTAAGTAAACGTGGTGTAGGAATGAGTGTGGGCACAAAAGGTGCTAGAGTTTCCCTCAATTCGAAAGGGAAAGTTACAAAATCTTTTAGCATCCCTGGTACCGGTATTTCTCATGTAACAACCACTTCTTTAAAGCCTTCTAAAAAGAAAGAGAAAAAGGCAAAAGAAGGAGGATCTGCTCTTTCAGAGAATAATTATAGTTATTCGCCATATTCAAATGAAAACAACGCTACACCTACAGAGATATATTCAAATTTTTCAGGTGGAGGCAATCTTCCGCCTAAAAAGTTCAAGCGTTGGATGATATATGTTGCCATTACTTTGATTGCCACATTGATAAACGTACGGTTATTTTTTCCTGCCGTCTTTATTCAAAGTATTTTCCATTTGCTACATGTAAAAAAAGATTTATTGAATCACCCAAATAGTAAAAGATATACTTTCATTACAATCGGTGTAATTATATTTTCAACAATTGGTTTGTTTGTACATACCTTTGCATCCCCTTCCATACCGGTTGAAACAATTGCACTTTCAGTTGGTAATGACACCATGGATATAAATGAAAATCAATTTGTCCAGTTGCACTATACTCCTGAAAATGCAGATATATCCGAAATCCGTTTTGAGGTAACTGACGATTCTTTAGCTGAGATCTCCAAGCTGGAAAACGGAGAACTTGAGCTGAAAACATTCAGCAATGAGGGGGATTTATCTATCCTGGCTGAAACATCGGATATTAAAAGTAATGAATTACTTGTCACAATTGTAGATAAGGAAAAGCAGGAAGCCGAACGCCTTGCCGCTGAAAAAAAAGCCGAGGAAGAAAGAATTGCTGCTGAGAAAAAAGCTGAAGAAGAGAGACTTGTGGCAGAAAAAAAAGCCGAGGAAGAAAGAATTGCCGCTGAACAAAAGGCTGAAGCTGAAAGACTTGCTGCAGAACAAAAAGCTGCAAGTGAGACAGTTCGTGTTACTAATACTCAAAAAAGTAATGGTCGAACCATTTATGTAACTCCAACCGGTAAAAGATATCACTACGACGACTCATGTAATGGTGGCCACTATACAGAATCTACATTAGAGGAAGCGCTTTCAAGAGGATTAACACCTTGTAAAAAGTGTGTATATTGA
- a CDS encoding exonuclease domain-containing protein, giving the protein MYDFIAIDFETANNNLNSACSIGIVAVKNQEIVKTEYFLIKPPTAEFLMKNVDIHGITFEMVKTESNFFEVWEQLKEYFANTHFVIAHNAQFDMSVLKCCFNEYSIDIHNFHYIDNIHITHLCSPGNLQNNTLKTAADLYGVDIDNHHNALSDALAVANIIINILKTHRHESFILLAAHRNFTIKNFYELNCTNFFISSKNRIKYSNNTISMQELKELAEQIISDNLIEIDEIIFIKDWIQEHQSLAGNYPFDKISALCSLILEDGILTDSEADEMLCLLSQFVNPIETSCTECSIIFEEKLFVLTGDFDSGSKSDITEMIISKGGSCKDNLTKKADYLIVGGAGSDNWKYGNYGGKVAKALEMQEKGHTILILKEKDLINCLE; this is encoded by the coding sequence ATGTACGACTTTATAGCGATTGACTTTGAAACTGCAAATAATAATTTGAATAGTGCCTGCTCCATAGGAATAGTTGCGGTTAAAAATCAGGAAATTGTAAAAACTGAATATTTCTTAATAAAGCCTCCTACAGCTGAATTCTTAATGAAGAATGTCGACATTCATGGAATAACCTTTGAAATGGTGAAAACTGAGAGTAACTTTTTTGAAGTCTGGGAGCAATTAAAAGAATATTTCGCTAATACACATTTTGTAATTGCCCATAATGCTCAATTTGATATGTCTGTATTAAAATGTTGCTTTAATGAATATTCAATTGATATTCATAACTTTCATTACATAGACAATATCCACATTACGCATCTGTGCTCTCCTGGCAATTTACAAAACAATACACTAAAGACAGCAGCAGATCTCTATGGCGTTGATATCGACAACCACCACAATGCACTTAGCGATGCATTAGCCGTGGCAAACATTATTATCAATATACTTAAAACTCATAGACATGAAAGCTTTATATTACTTGCAGCTCATAGAAACTTTACAATTAAAAATTTTTATGAACTTAACTGCACAAACTTTTTTATTTCTTCCAAAAATAGAATTAAATACTCAAATAATACTATTTCTATGCAAGAATTAAAGGAATTAGCTGAACAAATAATCAGTGACAATTTAATTGAGATTGATGAAATAATATTCATTAAGGATTGGATTCAAGAGCACCAGTCGTTAGCTGGAAACTATCCATTCGATAAAATTTCCGCACTTTGCTCTCTAATACTGGAGGATGGTATTTTAACCGATTCTGAAGCTGATGAGATGCTTTGCCTATTATCACAATTCGTAAACCCAATAGAAACATCTTGCACGGAATGCTCGATTATATTTGAAGAGAAATTATTTGTATTAACGGGAGACTTCGACTCAGGATCTAAAAGTGATATCACAGAAATGATTATTTCAAAAGGTGGTTCCTGCAAAGACAACCTTACTAAAAAGGCGGATTATCTTATTGTTGGCGGTGCTGGGAGTGATAATTGGAAATATGGGAATTATGGTGGTAAGGTCGCAAAAGCTCTTGAAATGCAAGAAAAAGGTCACACTATTTTAATATTGAAGGAAAAAGACTTGATAAATTGTTTAGAATGA
- a CDS encoding nucleotidyltransferase substrate binding protein, translating to MSNFQKKAENFEKSVSRLQEALEEYNLNKSTTVRDGAIQRFEFSVELAWKTAREYLIEQGFLDLNSPKTVMREAYSYKIINDERTWIQILNDRNLTSHVYDEKTADEIFVRICTSHMQALKELSEYFSEN from the coding sequence ATGAGTAATTTTCAAAAGAAAGCTGAAAACTTTGAAAAATCAGTATCTCGTTTGCAGGAAGCGTTAGAGGAGTATAATCTGAATAAAAGCACTACAGTTCGTGATGGCGCGATCCAAAGATTTGAGTTCTCAGTGGAACTTGCATGGAAAACAGCGAGAGAGTATCTTATAGAACAAGGCTTTCTTGATCTGAATAGCCCAAAAACCGTCATGCGTGAAGCATATTCATATAAAATCATCAATGATGAACGTACTTGGATTCAGATATTAAATGACCGTAACCTAACCTCACATGTTTACGATGAAAAAACAGCAGATGAAATCTTTGTTAGAATATGTACTTCACATATGCAAGCTTTAAAGGAACTATCAGAATATTTTTCGGAAAACTAA
- a CDS encoding nucleotidyltransferase family protein, translating to METIYQEIKALGKKYQAQKIVLFGSRARGDNHSRSDIDLAIYGMKDCNQSRFWSDVDDLPTLLKFDLVFISETTDQELIKNIEKDGVLLYE from the coding sequence ATGGAAACAATTTACCAAGAAATAAAAGCCCTAGGCAAAAAATATCAAGCACAAAAAATTGTTCTCTTTGGCTCTCGTGCCCGTGGGGATAATCATTCACGAAGTGACATTGATTTGGCTATTTACGGTATGAAGGATTGTAACCAATCTCGGTTTTGGTCTGATGTTGATGATCTTCCTACTCTTTTGAAATTTGATCTGGTATTTATAAGTGAGACTACAGACCAGGAACTAATTAAAAATATTGAAAAGGATGGTGTGCTGCTCTATGAGTAA
- a CDS encoding helix-turn-helix domain-containing protein: MNFLEKLDFLMNKNDINKNVLSRESGIPYTTIDGFYKKGYQNVKLSTIKKLAEYFDTTLDYLMKDEITDINFGRVCNFDLDHNEIKLISKYRCLNESGKDMVNLVLEKEYERSNLTNRNEEIAEELFPASVTKLTAEDEKELELIKQEMLAEKKGITSIASISAKDA; encoded by the coding sequence ATGAATTTCCTAGAAAAACTTGATTTCCTAATGAACAAAAATGACATAAACAAAAATGTTTTATCAAGAGAAAGTGGAATACCATATACAACCATTGATGGATTTTATAAAAAAGGTTATCAAAACGTTAAGTTATCTACTATCAAAAAATTAGCTGAATATTTTGATACCACTCTAGATTATTTAATGAAGGACGAAATAACAGATATTAATTTTGGTAGAGTATGTAATTTTGATTTAGACCACAACGAAATAAAACTAATTTCTAAATATCGATGCTTAAATGAATCTGGCAAAGATATGGTTAATTTAGTTTTAGAAAAGGAATATGAACGCAGTAATCTTACAAATAGGAACGAAGAAATAGCAGAAGAGCTTTTCCCCGCCTCAGTGACGAAGCTTACCGCTGAGGATGAAAAAGAATTAGAATTGATAAAGCAAGAAATGCTGGCCGAGAAAAAGGGCATAACGTCTATAGCTTCCATCTCCGCAAAAGACGCCTAA
- a CDS encoding helix-turn-helix domain-containing protein produces the protein MMKNLRNELQKKNITIVAFASFLGVSEKTAQNKLNGVTDFTYPEAIKISSLLFPEYTMTYLFRTEEEEKTAS, from the coding sequence ATGATGAAAAATTTAAGAAATGAATTACAAAAGAAAAACATTACGATAGTTGCATTTGCAAGTTTTTTAGGAGTATCTGAAAAAACAGCTCAAAACAAATTAAATGGAGTTACGGATTTTACTTATCCCGAGGCAATAAAAATTAGTTCACTTTTGTTTCCAGAATATACAATGACATATTTATTTAGAACAGAGGAGGAAGAAAAAACCGCTAGCTAA
- a CDS encoding AbrB/MazE/SpoVT family DNA-binding domain-containing protein — MKSTGITRKVDDLGRVVLPIELRRNLGIGIGDTLEIFTDKEMIVLRRYNAVDDLLTMAVRLKDRVVVEDCGEMKPVLLDKLSEVEKLLMSEVDKY; from the coding sequence ATGAAATCAACGGGGATTACACGCAAAGTAGATGATTTGGGCAGGGTGGTTCTGCCCATAGAGCTTCGGAGGAATTTAGGTATTGGCATTGGTGACACCCTAGAGATATTTACAGACAAAGAAATGATTGTGTTGAGACGGTATAATGCCGTGGATGATTTGCTTACCATGGCAGTTCGGCTAAAAGATAGAGTCGTTGTTGAAGATTGTGGCGAAATGAAGCCTGTTTTATTGGACAAGCTTTCTGAGGTTGAAAAATTGCTTATGAGTGAAGTGGACAAGTATTAG
- a CDS encoding rolling circle replication-associated protein, with the protein MPRYRKHIWAGDVYECEEYYSPRAIGKKYNRGQNELLTSEEQKERNLKLARRKLSRLINANFRQGDLFITLTYRKRLSREEIKRELRNFLSRLRRWRKKKGLSSVKYIVVTESESGREHHHLLVNAMDITLKELTELWGNGRVMISQLEPGGDYTGLARYITKENIKEYEKRWSTSRNLVQPKVVVKKINSANPKKKPKPPKGYLVVESSEYFSEEIGPIRYLKAIRLGGDDYGTGKEKTEL; encoded by the coding sequence ATGCCAAGATATAGAAAACACATATGGGCAGGAGACGTTTATGAGTGTGAGGAATATTACTCACCAAGAGCCATAGGAAAAAAATATAACAGAGGGCAAAATGAACTGCTTACCTCTGAGGAACAGAAAGAACGAAATCTGAAATTAGCGAGAAGGAAATTATCCAGATTGATTAATGCGAATTTCAGGCAGGGGGATTTGTTTATTACTCTTACATACCGTAAACGATTATCCAGAGAAGAAATCAAAAGGGAGCTGCGGAACTTTTTGAGCCGCTTGAGACGGTGGAGAAAGAAAAAAGGTCTTTCGTCTGTGAAGTACATCGTTGTGACAGAGTCAGAAAGTGGCCGTGAGCACCATCATCTTTTGGTAAATGCCATGGATATTACCCTTAAGGAATTAACGGAGCTGTGGGGAAACGGAAGAGTTATGATTTCCCAATTAGAGCCAGGCGGAGATTATACAGGTCTGGCCAGATACATAACCAAGGAAAATATAAAAGAGTATGAAAAAAGATGGTCCACAAGTAGAAACTTGGTACAACCAAAAGTTGTTGTAAAAAAAATAAATTCAGCTAACCCGAAAAAGAAGCCCAAACCTCCCAAGGGGTATCTGGTTGTAGAAAGCAGTGAATATTTTTCAGAGGAAATTGGCCCTATAAGATATTTAAAAGCGATTAGATTAGGCGGTGATGATTATGGAACAGGAAAAGAAAAAACTGAATTGTGA
- a CDS encoding DNA adenine methylase, producing MKAVMKYPGSKWSLAKEIISLFPEHHSYLEAFFGSGAILFNKPRSNIETVNDLDGEVINLFDCIRRDPEQLAREVYFTPYARQVYENAFEEKPLNNYERARNFYIKLNMGHGYRTTGGKVGWKNDVQGRERAYAASDWCNLPEKIIESAERLRGVQIENRPAVELIRRFNNPKVLVYCDPPYILGTRYGKQYHCEMSDRDHEELLNVLINHKGSVVISGYESELYNRCLKGWNKEYFQVRTRAGTKGKEVVWMNFEPKGQLELEER from the coding sequence ATGAAAGCTGTTATGAAGTATCCAGGAAGCAAGTGGTCTTTGGCAAAAGAAATAATCTCTCTTTTCCCTGAACACCACAGTTATTTAGAGGCTTTTTTCGGGAGCGGAGCCATTCTTTTCAATAAACCCAGAAGCAATATTGAAACGGTGAATGATTTGGACGGTGAAGTGATTAATCTTTTTGATTGTATCAGGCGTGATCCAGAACAACTTGCCAGAGAGGTTTATTTTACACCATATGCACGGCAAGTATATGAGAATGCATTTGAAGAAAAGCCATTAAACAATTATGAACGTGCTAGAAATTTTTACATAAAGCTAAACATGGGGCATGGTTATAGAACCACAGGGGGGAAAGTTGGCTGGAAAAATGATGTCCAGGGAAGGGAACGAGCCTATGCAGCTAGTGACTGGTGTAATCTTCCTGAAAAAATTATTGAGTCCGCTGAAAGGTTACGGGGTGTGCAAATAGAAAATCGCCCTGCAGTTGAATTGATAAGAAGGTTTAACAACCCAAAGGTTTTAGTGTATTGTGATCCTCCCTATATTTTGGGTACCCGATATGGAAAACAGTATCATTGTGAAATGTCAGATCGTGACCATGAGGAATTATTGAATGTATTGATAAACCATAAGGGGTCGGTTGTAATAAGTGGCTATGAGTCGGAACTATACAATCGTTGTTTAAAGGGATGGAATAAGGAATATTTTCAAGTAAGAACAAGAGCGGGAACAAAAGGGAAAGAAGTCGTTTGGATGAATTTTGAACCTAAAGGACAATTGGAATTGGAGGAAAGGTAA
- a CDS encoding Holliday junction resolvase RecU, with amino-acid sequence MAYNQLTAKRQHQNAVNNAQGHLFESAILAGCNTYRENGRAEINKTPEPFRVLNKGIDGMFMGRFTAHAQPDFQGTLEDGRSIVFEAKTTTSDRMKRDVLTAEQQNALESHMSLGAVAAVCVGLEDNFFFIPWKVWRDMKEHFGRKYITAIDVEEYQVKFNGAVMFLDYIKGVNAK; translated from the coding sequence ATGGCTTACAATCAGCTAACAGCGAAGCGGCAACATCAAAATGCAGTAAATAATGCCCAAGGGCATTTATTTGAAAGTGCAATTCTGGCGGGGTGCAATACATACAGAGAAAACGGTCGGGCAGAAATTAATAAAACGCCTGAGCCATTTCGGGTTTTGAATAAAGGTATTGATGGAATGTTCATGGGGAGATTTACCGCACATGCTCAACCGGATTTTCAAGGAACCCTTGAGGATGGAAGGTCTATCGTATTTGAAGCGAAGACCACAACTTCCGACCGGATGAAGAGGGACGTATTAACTGCAGAGCAGCAGAATGCTTTAGAAAGCCATATGAGTTTGGGAGCGGTTGCGGCGGTATGTGTTGGGCTTGAAGATAATTTTTTCTTCATCCCTTGGAAGGTATGGCGGGATATGAAAGAGCATTTTGGCCGGAAATATATCACTGCAATTGATGTTGAGGAATACCAGGTTAAGTTTAATGGAGCTGTGATGTTTTTAGATTACATTAAGGGGGTAAATGCGAAATGA
- a CDS encoding DNA-packaging protein, translating into MEVNQKQLSTILGVTDRRIRQLINEFGLFQSYEHGGKREKRYDLGKCVQEFIQYQVDAETNRGASLNKEQVSTEHEEIKKKISMLKLKRLRRQLHAAGDVEEFLTDMLVNFRDRLLSIPQKTAPILAAEDDVNKILSLLEGEVCEALDELSEYDPLKIEKEKDYMRLEEMEEDEEEES; encoded by the coding sequence ATGGAAGTCAATCAAAAGCAATTATCCACAATTTTAGGTGTGACGGATCGGAGAATTCGCCAGCTAATCAATGAATTTGGGCTTTTTCAAAGCTATGAGCATGGTGGAAAAAGGGAAAAACGATACGACCTTGGAAAATGCGTTCAAGAGTTCATCCAATACCAGGTGGATGCGGAAACGAACAGGGGGGCATCTTTAAACAAGGAACAGGTTTCAACGGAGCACGAAGAAATCAAAAAAAAGATCTCCATGTTGAAGCTAAAACGCCTCCGCCGACAACTCCATGCTGCCGGAGATGTGGAGGAATTTTTAACGGATATGCTGGTTAATTTTCGTGACCGTTTATTGTCTATACCCCAAAAGACCGCCCCGATTTTAGCAGCAGAGGATGATGTAAATAAAATTTTGTCCTTATTGGAGGGGGAGGTTTGCGAGGCTTTGGATGAGCTTTCCGAATACGATCCCTTGAAGATTGAGAAAGAAAAGGACTATATGCGGCTGGAAGAAATGGAAGAGGATGAGGAGGAGGAATCATAG
- a CDS encoding terminase gpA endonuclease subunit encodes MPTADKRRSRQRTRNLFVTVLKRALRKPEKLTVSSWAEKYRVLDESSNFKGRWSNMITPYLIGIMDVFNDAYVQEINFVKPTQVGGTEALLNMLGYIIMQSPAPTMIVYPTDDLAKDTSRDRLQPSLLKTKEIAEKFRKNESKELALKFYGMNLYLRGAGSPSKLASKSIKYLFFDEIDKLGGASKKEASPYNLAKERTRTFTFSKKIFTTSTPTLKTNYVWMLHENADEQRQYFVQCPRCGKWITLFFKQIIFPSEENMSPTDRAKEAVYLCQECGEQISDKEKYQIIQKGEWRTTNKTCSGRARSVSFWLNALYSRFLTWEEIVLEFLSSKDDPERLQNFVNSWLAEPWENTKLKTSEDLVMECQTEYEELEVPDWAKLLTGGIDVQENCIYWTIRAWGDFMTSQNIAHGQALSMEEAERIMGIPYRKRNGEGYLVSLALMDSGDQTDQVYDFCVKNQEWVLPCKGRSAMLSNYKLSTINKAGSAAMGMTLVLIDVGKYKDMIAARMQKKQGSGAWMVYQGCDMDYAFQVTSEHKVTERGKGQSTQVWVKKTTHADNHYLDTEVYAAAAAEIMGVRSLFLYNEEQKETPEKPEETQQENSWISGDGSWI; translated from the coding sequence GTGCCTACGGCAGACAAACGGAGATCCCGCCAAAGGACAAGGAATTTATTTGTTACTGTGCTGAAAAGAGCATTGCGAAAGCCTGAAAAACTGACAGTTTCCTCATGGGCTGAAAAATATAGAGTGTTGGATGAAAGCAGCAATTTCAAGGGGCGTTGGTCAAATATGATCACGCCCTATTTGATTGGAATTATGGACGTTTTCAATGATGCCTATGTGCAAGAAATTAATTTTGTTAAGCCCACCCAGGTAGGCGGCACTGAGGCTTTACTGAATATGTTAGGTTATATCATTATGCAAAGCCCTGCACCCACCATGATTGTTTACCCTACGGACGATTTGGCCAAGGATACTTCCAGGGATCGCTTGCAGCCGTCCTTGCTGAAAACAAAAGAAATTGCAGAAAAATTTCGGAAGAATGAATCCAAGGAATTGGCGTTGAAATTTTATGGCATGAACTTATATCTTCGTGGAGCGGGTTCACCGTCTAAGCTAGCATCCAAGTCTATTAAGTATCTGTTTTTTGATGAAATTGACAAGCTTGGTGGCGCAAGCAAGAAAGAGGCTTCCCCTTACAATTTGGCGAAAGAAAGAACAAGGACATTTACCTTTTCCAAAAAAATATTTACTACATCCACACCAACGTTGAAAACAAACTATGTTTGGATGCTCCATGAAAATGCCGATGAACAAAGACAGTATTTTGTTCAGTGCCCTCGTTGTGGGAAATGGATAACCCTATTTTTTAAGCAGATTATTTTTCCTAGCGAAGAAAATATGTCACCCACAGATCGTGCCAAAGAGGCGGTTTATCTTTGCCAGGAGTGCGGAGAACAAATTTCAGATAAAGAAAAGTATCAAATTATCCAGAAAGGGGAATGGCGCACCACAAATAAAACCTGTAGCGGCAGAGCGAGAAGTGTTTCTTTTTGGTTGAATGCTCTATACAGCCGATTTTTAACATGGGAGGAAATTGTACTCGAGTTTTTGAGCAGTAAAGACGATCCGGAACGGTTGCAAAACTTTGTCAACTCATGGCTTGCTGAGCCATGGGAAAATACAAAACTAAAAACCAGCGAGGATTTGGTTATGGAATGTCAGACCGAATATGAAGAACTGGAAGTGCCGGATTGGGCGAAATTACTGACTGGAGGGATAGATGTTCAAGAAAACTGTATTTACTGGACAATTCGTGCTTGGGGTGATTTTATGACTTCGCAAAATATTGCCCATGGACAAGCGCTGAGTATGGAAGAAGCAGAGCGGATTATGGGTATTCCTTACCGTAAGCGAAACGGAGAGGGGTATTTGGTGAGCTTGGCCTTAATGGACTCCGGTGACCAAACAGATCAGGTATATGATTTCTGTGTAAAGAATCAGGAATGGGTTCTACCTTGTAAGGGGCGCAGTGCTATGTTAAGCAATTATAAATTAAGCACCATCAATAAAGCCGGTTCTGCGGCCATGGGTATGACCTTGGTTTTAATTGATGTTGGGAAATACAAAGATATGATTGCTGCCAGGATGCAGAAAAAGCAGGGGAGTGGTGCTTGGATGGTTTATCAAGGCTGTGATATGGATTATGCTTTTCAAGTTACATCAGAGCATAAAGTTACTGAGCGTGGAAAGGGGCAAAGTACTCAAGTTTGGGTGAAGAAAACCACACATGCAGACAACCACTATTTAGACACAGAGGTTTATGCGGCAGCAGCGGCAGAAATCATGGGGGTTCGTAGCCTTTTTCTTTATAACGAGGAACAAAAGGAAACACCGGAAAAACCGGAAGAAACACAACAGGAAAATAGCTGGATTTCCGGTGATGGCAGTTGGATATAA